The proteins below come from a single uncultured Carboxylicivirga sp. genomic window:
- a CDS encoding HU family DNA-binding protein, whose translation MNKAQLIDAIAGEAEITKADAKKALDAFIKVTSDSLKTGGRVALVGFGSFGVSERSARTGRNPQTGKEIEIPAKKVVKFKAGSELSDAIN comes from the coding sequence ATGAACAAGGCTCAATTAATCGATGCAATCGCTGGTGAAGCGGAAATTACAAAAGCTGACGCAAAAAAAGCTTTAGATGCGTTTATTAAAGTAACAAGTGATTCATTGAAAACTGGTGGTCGTGTTGCATTAGTAGGATTTGGTTCTTTTGGTGTTTCTGAAAGAAGTGCACGTACAGGTAGAAACCCTCAGACAGGCAAAGAAATCGAAATTCCTGCTAAAAAAGTAGTTAAATTTAAAGCTGGTAGTGAGTTAAGCGACGCTATCAACTAA
- a CDS encoding geranylgeranylglycerol-phosphate geranylgeranyltransferase, with amino-acid sequence MTAYFRLIRFKNLIIIALLQMLLRYGLILPILASFGIQPVLTDLRFLLVVISTVMLAASGYIINDYFDIRIDRINRPESVVVGRKITRRTTLFLHVVLTITGMMIGLYLAYVTRKENYALFYIVTPVVLWYYSTTFKRHILIGNLLIAMFTAITALLVVSVEFAMLSRVHGPRILETEACSTAWFWTGGFAFFAFITNLVREIIKDAEDRKGDKAVGCKTLPIAMGMKLTKILVLLLEIASLIILWLIYFVIPEISKIPYVTLYFIVGFTLPHLGLIYIWMRANEPKHFHAVSVMGKLIMLAGVLFILLAGKAF; translated from the coding sequence ATGACGGCATATTTTAGATTAATACGATTTAAAAACTTAATTATTATTGCTTTATTGCAGATGCTTTTGCGTTATGGACTTATCTTACCCATATTGGCATCGTTTGGAATACAGCCTGTGTTAACCGATTTGAGGTTTTTATTAGTTGTTATATCAACCGTAATGTTAGCTGCCTCTGGGTATATTATAAATGATTATTTCGATATTCGTATTGATCGTATTAACCGTCCAGAATCAGTTGTAGTAGGGCGTAAAATAACCCGTCGGACCACATTGTTCTTGCATGTTGTTCTTACGATTACAGGAATGATGATAGGTTTATATCTGGCTTATGTTACTCGTAAAGAAAATTATGCCTTATTTTATATTGTCACACCTGTTGTGTTATGGTATTATAGTACAACTTTTAAACGACATATATTAATAGGCAATTTATTGATAGCAATGTTTACAGCAATCACTGCACTGCTTGTTGTTTCTGTTGAATTTGCTATGTTATCACGAGTTCATGGACCTCGTATACTCGAAACAGAGGCATGTTCTACCGCTTGGTTCTGGACTGGTGGGTTTGCATTTTTTGCTTTTATTACCAATTTAGTTCGTGAAATTATAAAAGATGCCGAAGATCGGAAAGGCGATAAAGCAGTGGGATGTAAAACTCTTCCTATTGCCATGGGAATGAAATTAACCAAAATATTGGTCTTATTATTAGAAATTGCATCATTAATAATTCTGTGGCTGATATATTTCGTTATTCCTGAAATCAGCAAAATTCCGTATGTAACGTTATATTTTATTGTAGGATTTACGCTTCCTCATCTTGGGTTAATCTATATATGGATGAGAGCCAATGAACCAAAACATTTTCATGCAGTAAGTGTTATGGGTAAATTAATAATGTTGGCTGGAGTCCTTTTTATACTATTGGCAGGAAAAGCATTTTAA
- a CDS encoding two-component regulator propeller domain-containing protein → MRYRTLAILLLSILIQYSQANTNWSFRHLESKEGMSLIKSIVKDNEGFLWIGNDGPGLMRYDGYNTQRFLFNPNDSSSISSNKIFQIFLDSNNHLWIATYNGLNLYIPRKESFKRYLTRNTITDKSDHLSVNCIFEDHNKQLWVGTDEGLKEFIEFKQTFKLHQLPQKQELAKGITSIQEDTDHNLWIATYLPGIFYFNPETREKVYYPHPHRELSKDTKKIYIDQSGLIWILSRENGLSYFNPKTKSFVDFPVSTNGFGLNGKKVMDVYQQDSVHLYFAVDQGGINMLNKQTMRFEYISHRKIGLDTYGIYCFYPDKDGTLWIGTARGGVSYCNPQLPVFRSHTKNNFEYPDNTPVLDNLSGNIIGCFYEDPMGNIWVGTDGEGISIFNPKNDLFLNIKNKKDKRQILPSNVIRSIVADSENNLWLATWNSGISKYNKSTKKFDKWPTSDNPFYEKIPNNIWTIYIDSKNILWMGFEDAKILRYNINNKQLDEYKYIHPIDQMSLPYFYETNSGNIMLTNTTGVYKINENNHTIEDFILVNGVTSFAADKKENYWIGTSTQGVYVYNHRLEKEKHFSTSNLLADNSISAIICSNDSNIWISTSIGLYNYQSSKDILLSYFHDDGLQGDQFFIQSAYKTSNGELYFGGTHGFTHFNPKQVKQNDEKPRVIINSISIDNAPLTFKGQDADIPLHPRYLQTLKVNYNHSVINIGFNALTFTAPNKCRYKYRLRGFSSQWTETSADNRTATFTNLNPGKYTFEVVASNNDGVWSNQINTLNIIIPPPFWQTNWFITLIICIIIASIRLYIFLREKKLRKDSNQLRQAVNERTKIIEDQKEELQTQNEELQTHRQNLEELVVIRTEELILAKDKAEEGNRLKSAFLANMSHEIRTPMNAIVGFSDLIADTDLSEEERKAYSELIKTNTDALLILIEDILDISKIEANQLPIFKSEFNINESINTLYNNFLVQIRNPKISLRINNTIRDTITLIKADQHRINQIISNFLNNAVKFTDSGDIILSTEITDSHLIISVEDSGPGLDSKEMEIIFIPFFKLPKDERNLKRGVGLGLAISKQLSILMGYQIQVSSEIGKGSKFSLLIPKEEILETAKKRMPSF, encoded by the coding sequence ATGCGATATCGAACACTAGCTATATTACTTTTATCCATACTCATTCAATATTCTCAGGCTAATACCAATTGGTCCTTCAGACATCTTGAATCTAAAGAAGGTATGTCGTTAATAAAATCGATTGTTAAGGATAATGAAGGTTTTTTGTGGATTGGTAATGATGGCCCGGGATTAATGCGTTACGATGGTTATAATACACAGCGTTTTCTTTTTAACCCCAATGATAGTTCTAGTATTAGTAGCAATAAAATATTTCAAATATTCCTTGATTCGAATAACCACCTTTGGATCGCTACCTATAATGGACTTAACTTATACATCCCTCGTAAAGAATCATTCAAACGATACTTAACAAGGAATACAATTACAGACAAATCTGACCATCTCTCTGTAAATTGCATTTTCGAAGATCATAATAAACAATTGTGGGTTGGTACTGATGAGGGGTTAAAAGAATTTATTGAGTTTAAACAAACGTTTAAATTACATCAATTACCACAAAAACAAGAATTAGCAAAAGGCATAACCAGTATTCAGGAAGATACAGACCATAACTTATGGATTGCAACATACCTACCTGGTATCTTTTATTTTAACCCTGAAACAAGGGAAAAAGTATACTATCCTCATCCACATAGAGAGTTGAGTAAAGACACTAAAAAAATATACATTGACCAATCCGGACTCATTTGGATATTATCACGCGAAAATGGGTTAAGCTATTTTAATCCCAAAACAAAATCATTTGTTGACTTTCCGGTGAGTACAAATGGTTTTGGGCTTAATGGAAAAAAAGTGATGGATGTATATCAGCAAGATTCAGTACATCTATATTTTGCAGTTGATCAAGGAGGCATTAATATGCTTAATAAACAAACCATGAGGTTTGAATATATAAGTCATCGAAAAATAGGATTGGATACCTATGGTATTTATTGTTTTTACCCAGATAAAGATGGAACTTTGTGGATAGGAACTGCACGAGGTGGTGTTTCGTATTGCAATCCTCAATTACCAGTCTTTCGTTCGCATACTAAAAATAATTTTGAGTACCCCGACAACACACCTGTTCTAGATAACTTATCAGGCAATATTATAGGATGCTTTTACGAAGATCCAATGGGAAATATATGGGTTGGCACCGATGGTGAAGGTATTAGCATATTCAATCCTAAAAATGACTTATTCTTAAATATCAAAAACAAAAAAGATAAACGACAGATCCTACCCTCCAATGTAATAAGAAGTATTGTTGCTGATTCGGAAAATAATTTATGGTTAGCCACATGGAATTCAGGCATCAGTAAATACAATAAATCAACAAAAAAATTCGACAAATGGCCAACATCTGATAATCCATTTTACGAAAAAATACCCAATAACATTTGGACCATCTATATTGATAGCAAAAATATACTATGGATGGGTTTTGAAGATGCCAAAATATTACGTTACAATATCAACAATAAACAATTAGATGAATACAAATATATTCATCCTATTGATCAAATGTCGCTTCCATATTTCTACGAAACGAATTCAGGGAATATAATGCTTACAAATACTACAGGGGTATACAAAATTAACGAAAACAACCATACAATAGAAGATTTTATCCTGGTTAACGGAGTTACTTCTTTTGCAGCCGATAAAAAGGAAAACTATTGGATTGGTACTTCAACCCAAGGTGTTTATGTGTATAACCATCGACTAGAAAAGGAAAAACACTTTTCAACATCAAATCTTTTGGCCGACAATAGTATATCAGCAATCATATGCAGTAATGATAGTAATATATGGATATCTACTTCTATTGGCCTGTATAACTATCAGAGTTCTAAAGATATTTTGCTATCATATTTTCATGATGATGGTCTTCAAGGTGATCAATTTTTTATACAGTCAGCTTATAAAACATCAAATGGAGAATTATACTTTGGTGGTACCCATGGATTTACTCATTTTAATCCAAAACAAGTTAAACAAAACGACGAGAAACCTAGAGTTATCATCAATTCGATTTCAATCGACAATGCCCCTTTAACTTTTAAAGGACAGGATGCTGATATACCTTTACATCCTCGATATCTTCAAACTTTAAAAGTAAACTATAATCATTCTGTAATAAATATTGGCTTTAACGCTCTTACCTTTACAGCCCCAAATAAATGTCGTTACAAATACCGACTGAGAGGCTTTTCATCACAATGGACTGAAACATCCGCTGATAACCGAACAGCTACATTCACGAATTTAAATCCTGGAAAATACACATTTGAAGTAGTGGCCTCTAATAACGATGGTGTGTGGTCTAACCAAATCAATACTCTAAATATCATTATTCCTCCCCCATTTTGGCAAACAAACTGGTTTATCACACTTATTATTTGTATAATAATAGCAAGTATACGATTATATATATTTCTACGTGAGAAGAAACTAAGAAAAGATAGTAATCAACTTCGGCAGGCAGTTAATGAACGCACTAAAATTATCGAAGATCAAAAAGAAGAGCTTCAAACGCAAAATGAAGAATTGCAGACTCACCGGCAAAATTTGGAAGAACTTGTTGTTATCAGAACAGAAGAACTGATATTAGCCAAAGACAAAGCTGAAGAAGGAAACCGTCTTAAAAGTGCATTTCTGGCAAATATGTCTCACGAAATCAGAACACCAATGAATGCTATTGTTGGTTTTTCAGATCTTATCGCAGATACCGATTTATCTGAAGAAGAAAGAAAAGCGTATTCTGAACTTATTAAAACAAACACCGATGCATTACTTATTCTAATTGAAGATATACTTGACATCTCGAAAATAGAAGCTAATCAGCTCCCTATTTTCAAAAGTGAGTTCAACATTAATGAAAGTATCAATACTCTTTACAATAACTTCTTAGTACAAATTAGGAATCCAAAAATTTCTTTAAGAATCAATAATACCATCCGAGATACAATTACTTTAATTAAAGCTGATCAGCATCGTATAAATCAGATCATATCCAACTTTTTGAATAATGCAGTTAAGTTTACCGATAGTGGTGATATCATCCTATCAACTGAGATTACAGATTCACATTTAATTATTTCAGTAGAAGATTCTGGACCGGGACTAGACTCGAAAGAAATGGAAATTATTTTTATCCCTTTCTTTAAACTACCTAAAGACGAAAGAAACCTAAAACGCGGTGTTGGCTTGGGTTTAGCAATTAGCAAACAGCTTTCAATATTAATGGGGTATCAAATACAAGTGAGTTCTGAGATAGGCAAAGGTTCAAAGTTTTCTTTACTTATTCCAAAGGAAGAAATACTGGAAACAGCAAAAAAAAGGATGCCATCATTCTGA
- a CDS encoding RNA methyltransferase, with protein MKQALIEFLENVMTEERKEMMLQILHERTRYITVVLEDIYQTQNASAVLRSCDCFGIQDVHVIENRNEFNINPKVVVGTTKWIDIHRYNEKENNTRDSLQSLKKQGYKIVATSPHDNDINLEDYNLDLGKTALVFGTELTGISDIVKEEADYFLKIPMYGFAESLNISVAAAITLHYLTHKMRNSDINWQLPKDEADNLYIDWMKKSIKKSDLLVQEFIERHPLRK; from the coding sequence ATGAAACAAGCACTTATTGAATTTCTGGAAAATGTAATGACCGAAGAAAGAAAAGAGATGATGTTACAAATATTACATGAACGAACCAGATATATCACCGTTGTATTGGAAGATATCTATCAAACCCAAAATGCAAGTGCAGTTTTACGCTCTTGCGATTGTTTTGGTATTCAGGATGTGCATGTTATTGAAAACAGAAACGAATTTAACATTAATCCGAAAGTCGTAGTAGGAACCACTAAATGGATTGATATTCATCGATATAACGAGAAGGAAAACAATACAAGAGATTCTTTACAATCGCTAAAGAAACAAGGTTATAAAATAGTTGCAACCTCGCCACATGATAACGACATCAACCTCGAAGATTATAATTTAGATTTAGGAAAAACAGCTTTGGTTTTCGGAACCGAGCTTACAGGCATATCAGATATAGTTAAAGAAGAAGCCGATTACTTCCTTAAAATTCCTATGTATGGTTTTGCCGAAAGCTTAAATATTTCAGTAGCTGCAGCTATTACTCTCCATTATCTTACGCACAAAATGCGGAATAGTGATATAAATTGGCAACTCCCAAAGGACGAAGCTGATAACTTATATATTGACTGGATGAAGAAATCGATTAAAAAGAGCGACCTCTTAGTTCAAGAATTTATTGAACGACATCCTCTGCGTAAATAA
- a CDS encoding LytTR family DNA-binding domain-containing protein, with protein sequence MNCIIIDDDKLSTKIIKEFIEKTDGLVHVGSFDSAVTAINFLSKPDVDPIDLIFLDIEMPEMSGIDFLKSLSKLPQVIVYSSQEKYAIESYEYDVTDYLLKPVQYGRFIKAVNRAKERFEESETVTRESSEIFIKNNSSLVRVKYDDILWIEALENYVVLNAFKDKYTIHFTMKAISEKMPTDRFVRVHRSFIVNITKIKVIEDNSVIILHEGGSKIIPIGKSYKDKLMDDINLITK encoded by the coding sequence ATGAATTGCATTATTATTGATGATGATAAGCTTTCTACTAAGATTATAAAAGAATTCATCGAAAAGACGGATGGATTAGTTCATGTTGGAAGCTTTGATAGTGCTGTTACTGCAATTAATTTTTTATCCAAACCGGATGTTGATCCTATAGATTTGATTTTTCTTGATATAGAAATGCCAGAAATGAGCGGAATAGATTTTCTTAAATCATTAAGTAAGTTACCGCAAGTTATTGTTTATTCTTCTCAGGAAAAGTACGCCATCGAATCGTATGAATATGATGTAACTGATTATTTGTTAAAACCGGTTCAATACGGACGTTTTATTAAAGCAGTTAACCGAGCTAAAGAACGCTTCGAAGAAAGCGAAACCGTTACGCGCGAAAGCAGTGAAATTTTTATTAAAAACAACAGTTCATTAGTACGCGTTAAATACGATGATATTCTTTGGATTGAAGCTTTAGAAAATTATGTGGTTTTGAATGCTTTTAAAGATAAGTATACTATTCACTTCACCATGAAAGCTATTTCTGAAAAAATGCCTACCGATCGTTTTGTTCGTGTTCACCGCTCTTTTATCGTTAATATAACTAAAATTAAAGTTATCGAAGATAATTCGGTTATAATTCTTCACGAAGGTGGATCAAAAATAATACCTATCGGAAAATCGTATAAAGATAAATTAATGGATGACATTAATTTAATTACAAAATAA
- a CDS encoding WcaF family extracellular polysaccharide biosynthesis acetyltransferase, whose protein sequence is MKETDLSKYNNSWFDEGAGTIKRTLWFFINGLFFINPLNPFSGIKVRLLRLFGAKVGKGVVIKPSVNIKYPWNLEIGDFTWIGEKVWIDNLDKTVIGKNCCLSQGAMLLIGNHDYKATTFDLMIAPITLEDGVWLGAGSLVIGGVSCKSHSVLSVYSAASSNLEPYSIYRGNPAVKVKERYIH, encoded by the coding sequence ATGAAGGAAACAGATTTATCGAAATATAATAATTCTTGGTTTGATGAGGGGGCTGGTACGATAAAACGTACATTGTGGTTTTTTATAAATGGGTTATTTTTTATTAATCCACTAAATCCTTTTTCCGGTATTAAGGTCAGATTACTCCGTTTATTTGGAGCTAAAGTCGGTAAAGGTGTAGTGATTAAACCTTCGGTTAATATTAAATATCCATGGAACCTTGAGATTGGTGATTTTACTTGGATTGGTGAAAAAGTTTGGATTGATAATTTAGATAAAACGGTAATAGGAAAAAATTGTTGTTTGTCGCAAGGGGCTATGCTGTTAATAGGTAACCACGATTATAAAGCTACTACATTTGATTTAATGATAGCGCCAATCACCCTTGAAGATGGGGTTTGGCTTGGAGCAGGTAGTTTGGTTATTGGTGGAGTAAGTTGTAAAAGTCATTCTGTATTATCGGTATATAGTGCCGCATCTTCTAATCTTGAGCCATACAGTATTTATAGAGGAAATCCTGCGGTAAAAGTAAAAGAGCGATATATTCATTAA
- a CDS encoding porin: MKGFSLLFLSLFGCILYAQESKDNTKAQAWFDKIKLGGYMQLRYNDLYKTNAEMESSQGDRTYGGYDGFSLRRMRLKVNGQIHPKVYFYLQADFASDGKNLGQLRDAYFDYFIDNAGEWRFRGGQSKIPYGFENLQSSQNRMGLDRNDPLNSAVKDERDMSVGIHWAPQSVRKRFSELNKKGLKGSGDYGVAYLMIYNGQRANTLVPNVDKMEHVALRFSWPFEFSNGQYFEAGISGYTGQYVTTNVTDGIKVRNNDGSLSNTNALGELFRDQRLAWHAVYYPQPFGIQAEFNIGKGPEFQYDPVTKVGSIGEESLSGGYIQLMYNLNINDQKIFPFTRWQYYKGGKKFELDARSYDMKEVEFGVEYQPIKAFEITAIYTLADRRYEDMTMPINHQKGQLIRIQLQVNY, translated from the coding sequence ATGAAAGGTTTTTCTTTACTATTTTTATCGCTATTTGGCTGTATATTATATGCACAGGAGTCAAAAGATAACACAAAAGCGCAAGCATGGTTTGATAAAATTAAGTTGGGCGGTTATATGCAGTTGCGTTACAACGATTTGTATAAAACTAATGCAGAAATGGAAAGTTCGCAAGGAGACAGGACTTATGGTGGTTATGATGGTTTTTCGTTGCGCAGGATGCGTTTAAAAGTAAATGGGCAAATTCATCCGAAAGTTTATTTTTATCTGCAGGCTGATTTTGCTTCTGATGGTAAAAATTTGGGGCAACTACGCGATGCTTATTTTGATTATTTCATTGATAATGCCGGAGAATGGCGTTTTAGAGGAGGACAGAGTAAGATTCCTTATGGCTTTGAAAATTTACAATCGTCGCAAAACAGGATGGGATTAGATAGAAATGATCCCTTAAACAGTGCCGTAAAAGACGAGCGTGATATGAGTGTGGGTATTCATTGGGCTCCACAAAGTGTCAGAAAGCGTTTTAGCGAGTTAAATAAAAAAGGGCTCAAAGGTTCGGGTGATTATGGTGTTGCTTATTTAATGATTTATAATGGTCAGAGAGCTAATACATTGGTACCTAATGTAGACAAAATGGAACATGTGGCTTTGCGTTTCAGCTGGCCTTTTGAATTTTCGAATGGGCAATATTTCGAAGCGGGTATTTCTGGGTACACCGGCCAATATGTGACGACAAATGTTACTGATGGAATTAAAGTGCGTAATAATGATGGATCGCTCAGTAATACAAATGCTTTAGGAGAATTGTTTCGCGATCAGCGATTGGCATGGCATGCGGTTTATTACCCTCAACCTTTTGGTATTCAGGCTGAGTTTAATATTGGGAAAGGACCCGAGTTTCAATATGATCCAGTAACAAAAGTTGGATCTATAGGAGAGGAGTCGTTAAGTGGAGGATATATACAATTAATGTACAACTTGAATATTAACGATCAGAAAATATTTCCTTTTACACGTTGGCAATATTATAAAGGTGGAAAAAAGTTTGAATTAGATGCTAGAAGCTATGACATGAAAGAAGTTGAGTTTGGTGTAGAATATCAGCCAATTAAAGCCTTTGAAATTACAGCTATTTATACTTTAGCCGATCGAAGATACGAAGATATGACGATGCCGATCAATCATCAAAAAGGACAATTGATTCGTATTCAGTTACAGGTCAATTATTAA
- a CDS encoding HAD hydrolase family protein produces the protein MSNFKEDLMKVKAFAFDIDGVLSLQTIPMHVSGVPMRTANIKDGFAIQLAVKLGYPVAIISGGNTEAVLKRYNGLGVEDVYLGVSDKLPVFEQWINQKGLSADEVLYMGDDLPDYPVMKRVGVPTCPSDAVEEIKSLCKYISDRKGGEGAGRDVIEQVLRAHGKWALDYIW, from the coding sequence ATGAGCAATTTTAAAGAAGATTTGATGAAGGTGAAAGCCTTCGCTTTCGATATTGATGGAGTTTTATCTTTGCAAACGATTCCTATGCATGTTAGTGGTGTTCCTATGCGTACTGCTAATATTAAAGATGGATTTGCCATACAGCTGGCTGTTAAATTAGGATATCCTGTTGCAATTATTAGCGGTGGAAACACAGAGGCAGTGCTAAAAAGGTATAATGGATTAGGGGTTGAAGATGTTTATTTGGGCGTATCTGATAAATTGCCTGTTTTTGAACAATGGATAAATCAGAAAGGATTAAGTGCTGATGAAGTTTTATACATGGGTGACGATTTGCCTGACTATCCTGTAATGAAACGTGTTGGAGTGCCTACTTGTCCTTCCGACGCGGTTGAAGAAATCAAATCACTTTGTAAATATATTTCGGATCGAAAAGGAGGAGAAGGAGCAGGACGAGATGTAATTGAACAGGTTTTAAGAGCGCATGGTAAATGGGCTTTAGATTATATTTGGTAA
- a CDS encoding Maf family nucleotide pyrophosphatase — protein sequence MISNDLQKYTLVLASQSPRRQELIKHLDIPFQVVLKEEVEEVYPNDLIPEDVPVFLAELKAKPYADDLEQHAWIVLTADTIVLCQGEILGKPKDREDAVRMLQMLSGKSHEVVTGVCLSANQKKHSFKVNTKVFFKDLSSEEIDYYIDNYKPFDKAGAYGIQEWIGMIGIEKIEGSYFNVVGLPVQAVYKELLKF from the coding sequence ATGATTAGTAATGATCTTCAAAAATATACCTTAGTTTTAGCATCTCAATCTCCTCGGCGTCAGGAATTAATTAAACATCTTGATATTCCTTTTCAAGTAGTATTAAAGGAAGAAGTAGAAGAGGTTTATCCTAATGATTTGATTCCGGAGGATGTTCCTGTATTTTTAGCAGAATTGAAAGCAAAACCATATGCCGATGACTTAGAACAACACGCGTGGATTGTATTAACTGCCGATACCATTGTTTTATGTCAAGGCGAAATTCTAGGAAAACCAAAAGATAGGGAGGATGCAGTTCGTATGCTTCAGATGTTATCGGGCAAGAGTCATGAAGTGGTTACCGGAGTTTGTTTATCAGCAAATCAAAAAAAACACTCGTTTAAAGTCAATACCAAAGTGTTTTTTAAAGATTTGAGTTCGGAAGAAATTGATTATTATATCGATAACTACAAACCTTTTGATAAGGCAGGAGCATATGGAATACAGGAATGGATAGGTATGATAGGAATTGAAAAAATTGAAGGTTCCTATTTTAACGTGGTTGGATTGCCAGTGCAAGCTGTTTATAAAGAATTATTAAAATTTTAA
- a CDS encoding YigZ family protein, giving the protein MSNTDQYKTLQGPSEGLYKEKGSKFITYAYPIFTEDEVKPLIDELKKQYYDARHHCFAWQIGTDGNQFRANDDGEPSGTAGKPILGQIRSHELTNLLVVVIRYFGGTKLGTSGLIHAYKEATIDAFNNGTIVECTVNDFYRINFDYGVMNDVMRIMKEENPNITKQDFNLRCSIEWSTRQSEVEKITSRLSKVESVEIEFLYTA; this is encoded by the coding sequence ATGTCGAATACCGATCAATATAAAACATTACAAGGACCATCAGAAGGATTATACAAAGAAAAAGGTAGTAAATTTATTACTTATGCATATCCCATTTTTACTGAAGATGAAGTTAAACCACTCATTGATGAGTTAAAAAAGCAATATTACGATGCTCGTCATCATTGTTTTGCATGGCAAATAGGTACTGATGGCAATCAATTCAGAGCCAACGATGACGGAGAACCTTCAGGAACAGCCGGCAAACCAATCTTAGGACAGATTCGCTCCCATGAACTAACTAACCTTTTAGTAGTAGTGATTAGATACTTTGGTGGAACAAAACTTGGCACGAGTGGTTTGATCCACGCTTACAAAGAAGCCACCATTGACGCATTTAATAATGGTACAATTGTCGAATGTACCGTCAATGATTTTTATCGAATTAATTTTGATTATGGAGTAATGAATGATGTTATGAGGATAATGAAAGAAGAAAATCCAAACATCACAAAACAGGATTTCAATCTACGATGTTCCATTGAATGGAGTACACGTCAGTCGGAAGTAGAAAAAATAACATCTCGCTTAAGCAAAGTTGAATCAGTTGAAATTGAATTTTTATATACAGCCTAA